In Candidatus Aegiribacteria sp., a single genomic region encodes these proteins:
- a CDS encoding CDP-alcohol phosphatidyltransferase family protein, translating into MAKVGIGPFSVTTIGLLMTAVAAWFVWDGKFIAGVVFLIVGSILDAVDGELARKKDVASKAGAVFDSSCDRIGEILIFGALLAGKAGEAHHILVYLVPAAIGGSYMVSYIRARAEGVNLSCSVGIFTRTERLLLLMGGLVAAGLWKTEAVVIMLAVLAAGTWITAGQRFVKVIRDGRGISLDNE; encoded by the coding sequence TTGGCAAAAGTTGGTATAGGGCCGTTTTCAGTAACTACCATTGGCCTTCTTATGACAGCTGTCGCTGCATGGTTCGTATGGGATGGAAAGTTCATCGCCGGGGTTGTTTTTCTTATTGTGGGCAGTATTCTCGACGCCGTTGACGGGGAGCTTGCACGCAAAAAAGATGTGGCAAGCAAGGCCGGCGCAGTTTTTGATTCAAGCTGTGACCGGATAGGCGAGATACTCATTTTCGGAGCTTTACTGGCCGGAAAAGCGGGCGAAGCTCACCACATTTTGGTTTATCTTGTACCTGCCGCTATTGGAGGCTCGTACATGGTCAGCTATATCAGAGCAAGGGCAGAGGGAGTTAACCTTTCATGTTCTGTAGGTATCTTCACCAGGACTGAAAGACTCCTGTTGCTGATGGGCGGCCTGGTTGCCGCGGGGTTGTGGAAAACAGAGGCTGTAGTAATTATGCTGGCTGTTCTTGCTGCGGGCACATGGATTACTGCAGGCCAGCGCTTTGTGAAAGTAATCAGGGACGGCAGAGGGATATCACTGGATAACGAATGA
- the rsmI gene encoding 16S rRNA (cytidine(1402)-2'-O)-methyltransferase yields the protein MKNAEGRLVLVGTPIGNLSDMSPRAMEAIEKASVVMAEDTRRTVRFVSDSKRLYSYHDHNAIGRIPQIIEFLENGAVVALVSDAGMPGISDPAYKAVSAAVRAGYSVEAIPGPSAVITALVASGLPVDRFSFEGFLPRKKGARTRRFEEISTYSGSIIYYLGPHHLLKYLEEMKNVLGNRPVCVAREMTKMHEEYVRGNIAEVTEYFGNKRIRGEITMVVGGAALESDFFD from the coding sequence ATGAAGAACGCTGAAGGCAGACTCGTTCTTGTTGGAACGCCGATAGGGAACCTTTCCGATATGTCACCAAGAGCAATGGAAGCCATTGAAAAGGCTTCCGTAGTGATGGCCGAGGATACCAGGCGTACCGTAAGATTCGTGAGTGACAGCAAAAGGCTTTACAGCTACCACGATCATAACGCAATCGGCAGGATACCCCAGATAATAGAATTTCTCGAGAACGGGGCTGTTGTAGCGCTTGTTTCCGATGCCGGTATGCCGGGCATATCGGATCCTGCCTATAAAGCAGTAAGCGCTGCTGTCAGGGCAGGTTACAGTGTAGAAGCAATACCGGGACCATCTGCGGTTATTACTGCCCTGGTCGCCTCAGGTCTTCCGGTTGACAGGTTCTCGTTTGAGGGTTTTCTCCCGAGAAAGAAGGGAGCGAGAACTCGCAGGTTTGAAGAAATATCCACATATAGCGGTTCTATTATATATTACCTGGGTCCCCATCATCTTCTTAAGTATCTTGAGGAGATGAAAAATGTTCTCGGTAATCGCCCAGTGTGTGTGGCAAGGGAAATGACCAAAATGCACGAGGAGTATGTACGGGGGAACATCGCGGAGGTTACTGAGTATTTCGGTAACAAAAGAATCCGTGGTGAGATAACTATGGTTGTAGGTGGAGCAGCACTGGAATCGGATTTCTTTGATTGA
- a CDS encoding DUF3006 domain-containing protein: MPEDKKMLISLDRIEEEIAVLVTKDGHMWLMPSEYLPEDSGEGDVFDVILRKNPEETERLAGSIHDLQQMLLDRTRQRDESSGH; the protein is encoded by the coding sequence ATGCCGGAAGATAAGAAAATGCTGATATCGCTTGACAGAATTGAAGAGGAAATAGCTGTTCTGGTGACAAAGGATGGACATATGTGGCTCATGCCTTCCGAGTATCTGCCGGAAGATTCCGGGGAGGGTGACGTTTTCGACGTTATACTGAGGAAGAATCCTGAGGAGACGGAGAGGCTTGCCGGAAGTATCCACGATCTTCAGCAGATGCTTCTTGATCGCACCAGGCAGCGGGACGAAAGCTCCGGGCACTGA
- a CDS encoding DUF4143 domain-containing protein, whose translation MELAPRFLKHPSDESFFLFGARGTGKSTWCLQEYSNAARLDLLAPDVLRAYTAKPERLKEYTLGQPDGATIIIDEVQKAPELLSVVHSIMELKLGYKFILTGSSSRKLKQTGVDMLAGRALLRIMHPFMAGELGKHFSLDTALEQGMLPVVWDSSAPSDVLKSYVGIYLREEVMMESLVRNLGNFSRFLEAVSFSHGQVLNISNVARECSVQRKSVEGYISILEDLLLASRVPVFKRRAKRAVTGHPKFYYFDTGVFRSLRPKGPLDRLEEINGAALEGLIFQHLKAWSDYRGQDVKLYYWRTRSGTEVDFILYGTGCFRAIEVKNTAEIRSGDLKPLKSFRDDYPECMPLMLYRGTSSMVIDGILCMPVYRFLQELHPDKGLPQRHSLSASSF comes from the coding sequence ATGGAATTAGCACCTCGATTTCTTAAGCATCCCTCTGATGAAAGCTTCTTTCTCTTTGGTGCAAGAGGTACGGGTAAATCAACCTGGTGCCTTCAGGAATACAGTAATGCTGCAAGGCTTGATCTGCTCGCTCCAGATGTTCTGAGAGCTTATACAGCAAAGCCGGAAAGACTGAAGGAATACACACTGGGTCAACCTGATGGAGCCACGATAATCATCGATGAGGTCCAGAAGGCACCTGAACTGTTGTCGGTTGTTCATTCCATAATGGAGCTTAAACTGGGGTACAAGTTCATACTCACTGGTTCCAGCTCGCGAAAACTCAAGCAAACCGGTGTGGATATGCTGGCCGGACGAGCTCTTCTACGGATAATGCATCCTTTCATGGCAGGTGAACTGGGAAAACACTTTTCACTTGATACTGCCCTTGAACAGGGAATGCTTCCTGTTGTATGGGATTCATCCGCGCCTTCGGATGTACTGAAAAGCTATGTAGGAATCTATCTTCGGGAAGAGGTTATGATGGAAAGTCTTGTGAGAAATCTCGGCAATTTTTCCAGGTTTCTTGAAGCTGTGAGTTTTTCCCACGGGCAGGTTCTCAACATCAGTAATGTCGCAAGGGAATGCAGTGTTCAGAGAAAATCCGTTGAAGGCTACATCTCAATCCTGGAGGATCTGCTCCTGGCTTCGAGGGTTCCGGTCTTCAAAAGAAGAGCAAAGCGTGCTGTAACAGGGCATCCAAAATTCTATTATTTCGATACAGGAGTATTCAGAAGCCTTAGACCTAAGGGACCGTTGGACAGACTTGAGGAAATCAACGGTGCTGCTCTTGAGGGTCTGATATTTCAGCATCTTAAAGCATGGTCAGATTATCGAGGACAGGATGTGAAACTGTATTACTGGAGAACCAGGTCAGGCACAGAAGTAGATTTTATTCTGTACGGGACTGGATGTTTCCGGGCAATTGAAGTGAAGAACACTGCAGAGATCAGAAGCGGAGATCTGAAACCTCTGAAATCATTCAGAGATGATTATCCCGAATGCATGCCCCTTATGCTTTACAGAGGTACTTCATCTATGGTTATCGACGGTATTCTGTGTATGCCTGTATATCGGTTTCTCCAAGAACTTCATCCGGACAAAGGACTTCCGCAAAGGCATTCCCTATCCGCTTCATCTTTCTAG
- a CDS encoding M48 family metallopeptidase, whose product MTRIIPYRLRYSRRAKRLSLQVVPGEVRVTSPAGVRISVIDKFVRSRTRWLEQKLAYFESVDPPAVPSLYEDGSEVSVFGEIAVLQLSEAASGTEELIHRNGVLCVYLTGESNLTSVVKRWLDDRLLSHVNRIVEEHSRPGLIPTRIRLANARTRWGSCSPRGVIMINRRLVHAPLNVVEYVVVHEMVHLQHRNHSKQFWGVVENILGTVKPGRQWLRLQGAYLLERSL is encoded by the coding sequence ATGACCAGGATAATACCGTACCGGCTCAGGTACAGCCGAAGGGCAAAAAGATTGAGTCTTCAGGTTGTACCTGGAGAAGTGAGGGTCACATCTCCCGCAGGAGTACGTATTTCCGTTATTGATAAATTTGTCCGCAGCCGCACCAGATGGCTTGAGCAGAAGCTTGCATATTTCGAATCGGTTGACCCTCCCGCGGTACCTTCTTTATATGAAGATGGTTCAGAAGTGTCTGTTTTCGGAGAAATTGCAGTTCTTCAGCTGTCTGAAGCCGCTTCGGGAACGGAAGAACTGATTCATCGCAATGGAGTTCTGTGCGTATATTTAACAGGAGAATCCAATCTAACCTCGGTTGTGAAAAGATGGCTTGATGACCGCCTCCTCAGTCATGTAAACAGGATAGTCGAAGAGCATTCACGGCCAGGGCTTATACCCACCAGAATCAGATTAGCCAACGCTCGTACACGCTGGGGAAGCTGCAGCCCTCGAGGAGTTATCATGATAAACCGGAGGCTGGTTCATGCTCCATTGAACGTAGTTGAATATGTTGTAGTTCATGAAATGGTTCATCTGCAGCACAGAAACCACTCAAAGCAATTCTGGGGGGTTGTTGAGAATATTCTGGGTACTGTGAAGCCGGGCAGGCAATGGCTGCGGTTACAGGGAGCCTATCTGCTTGAGAGGAGCCTGTAA
- the glnA gene encoding type I glutamate--ammonia ligase has product MVSRISEIIDLCKESNVHFLRLQFTDIDGIVKNVEVPESQFGSALAGKVMFDGSSIEGFTRIEESDMLLSPDPDTFAVFPWKSEYGRIGRLICNISLPDGSPFPGCPRAILKRQVARASSLGLRVMVGPEAEFFLFQLDEKGNPITETHDKGAYFDLSPVDRGEEGRRDIVLALESMGYEVEAAHHEVAPGQHEIDFKYVEAIKAADNIVTFRFVVKKVALLHSLHATFMPKPLDDAAGSGMHTHFSMFDSNDENVFYDSDEPYGLSSTARGFMAGVLNHARGFTAVTNPLVNSYKRLVPGYEAPVNVAWSMKNRSPLLRVPAARGNGTRCEIRVPDPSCNPYLALAVILAAGLDGMENNMDCGDPVNRNIFSMSGREKKRLKIKTLPDSLCAALDCMEKDDVVKDTLGEHVFNHFLLNKRREWEEYIKVIHPWEVERYLDRY; this is encoded by the coding sequence ATGGTTTCCAGAATTTCTGAAATAATCGATCTCTGTAAAGAATCCAATGTTCACTTTCTCCGCCTGCAGTTCACGGATATTGACGGTATCGTGAAGAACGTTGAAGTTCCTGAGAGTCAATTCGGGAGTGCGCTGGCAGGTAAGGTGATGTTCGATGGATCTTCGATTGAAGGCTTCACCAGGATCGAGGAATCGGACATGCTTCTCTCTCCCGATCCGGACACCTTTGCCGTATTTCCCTGGAAAAGCGAGTACGGACGTATCGGCCGGTTGATCTGCAATATCTCCCTTCCCGATGGCTCACCTTTTCCAGGATGTCCCCGCGCCATACTGAAAAGACAGGTGGCCCGGGCTTCGTCTCTGGGCCTTCGCGTGATGGTGGGGCCCGAAGCGGAGTTTTTCCTTTTCCAGCTCGACGAAAAGGGAAATCCCATAACGGAAACCCACGATAAAGGAGCTTACTTCGATCTTTCCCCGGTTGACAGGGGCGAAGAGGGACGAAGGGACATTGTCCTTGCCCTTGAATCCATGGGATACGAGGTGGAAGCTGCTCATCATGAAGTTGCCCCCGGGCAGCATGAGATCGACTTCAAATATGTGGAAGCCATCAAGGCTGCTGACAACATTGTAACCTTCAGGTTCGTTGTTAAGAAAGTCGCTCTTCTGCATTCTCTTCATGCCACATTCATGCCCAAACCTCTTGATGATGCCGCCGGCTCTGGAATGCATACTCATTTTTCGATGTTCGATTCCAACGATGAAAACGTGTTCTATGACAGCGATGAACCTTATGGACTCTCCTCCACCGCCCGGGGCTTCATGGCCGGAGTTCTCAATCATGCCCGGGGTTTTACCGCTGTGACCAATCCTCTCGTTAATTCATACAAGAGGCTTGTCCCCGGTTATGAGGCGCCGGTCAATGTGGCTTGGTCGATGAAGAATAGATCCCCTCTGCTCAGAGTACCTGCCGCACGTGGTAACGGTACCCGTTGCGAAATTCGGGTTCCTGATCCTTCATGCAATCCATACCTTGCTCTCGCGGTCATACTGGCTGCCGGACTGGACGGCATGGAAAATAACATGGACTGCGGTGACCCGGTGAACAGGAACATCTTTTCCATGAGCGGCAGGGAGAAAAAAAGACTCAAAATAAAGACACTGCCCGACAGCCTATGCGCAGCTCTGGATTGTATGGAGAAGGATGATGTGGTAAAGGACACCCTTGGTGAACATGTATTCAACCATTTTCTCCTTAACAAGCGAAGGGAATGGGAAGAGTACATCAAGGTTATTCATCCCTGGGAAGTTGAACGGTATCTGGACAGGTATTAA